One part of the Solanum dulcamara chromosome 3, daSolDulc1.2, whole genome shotgun sequence genome encodes these proteins:
- the LOC129881457 gene encoding type I inositol polyphosphate 5-phosphatase 8-like: MKTEQKLSKSSWTKKVVRKWLNMKSKSEEFHSDHIIDVMGGRGERRRKSCSDDGSCAVVPEELSESWLMGGNGGIEEQILEKETSTHQNLRMFVGTWNVGGKSPHEELNLGDWLNSTAPADIYVLGFQEIVPLNAGNVLGPENSGPAAKWLSLIRQTLNNDTNTPDLSPNYINTPKSKQKSSSLPLDDLNQQQSSPKPRASFSDLIKLENEFERDDWERLMRMNDDVSPSPNCTSNRYSSSSQGQNRYCLAASKQMVGLFLCIWTRTDLYRHISNLKVSCVGTGIMGYLGNKGSISISMTLHHKTFCFVCTHLASGEKEGDEIKRNSDVMEVLKKTRFSHSRVIGKPLPPYHILDHDKIIWLGDLNYRLTSGCEDTYELVKNSDWKALLEKDQLRIEQRAGRIFNGWKEGRIYFAPTYKYLYNSDHYVAHTCSSKEKRRTPAWCDRILWKGEGLKQICYVRGESKFSDHRPVYSLFSVNNHITSNYLSKKEYFTTL; encoded by the exons tgATGGGTGGTAgaggagaaagaagaagaaagagttgTTCGGATGACGGGAGTTGCGCCGTCGTGCCGGAGGAATTATCCG AAAGTTGGTTGATGGGAGGAAATGGAGGAATTGAAGAGCAAATATTGGAGAAAGAGACATCCACTCATCAAAACCTTAG GATGTTCGTGGGGACATGGAATGTAGGAGGCAAGTCACCACATGAAGAGTTGAACTTAGGTGATTGGTTGAATTCCACTGCGCCGGCTGATATTTATGTGCTCGG GTTCCAGGAAATTGTCCCTCTAAATGCAGGCAATGTATTAGGTCCAGAGAACAGTGGACCAGCTGCCAAGTGGCTTTCATTGATTCGCCAAACTTTAAACAACGACACTAACACGCCTGATCTTTCTCCTAATTACATTAACACCCCAAAATCCAAGCAAAAAAGTTCATCCTTGCCCCTTGATGACTTGAACCAACAACAATCTAGTCCGAAACCAAGGGCAAGCTTCTCGGATTTGATCAAATTGGAGAATGAATTCGAACGAGATGATTGGGAGAGGCTCATGAGAATGAATGACGATGTATCACCTAGTCCAAATTGCACGTCGAATAGATATAGCTCTTCTAGTCAAGGGCAAAATAGATATTGCTTGGCCGCAAGCAAACAAATGGTTGGGTTATTTTTATGCATATGGACTCGTACTGACTTGTATCGACACATTAGCAACTTGAAAGTTTCGTGTGTTGGAACAGGCATCATGGGCTATCTTGGAAATAAG GGTTCAATATCGATCAGTATGACATTGCATCACAAGACGTTTTGTTTCGTTTGTACTCATTTGGCATCGGGAGAGAAAGAAGGCGATGAGATTAAAAGAAATTCCGATGTCATGGAAGTATTGAAGAAAACAAGATTCTCCCATAGTAGGGTTATTGGAAAACCTCTTCCTCCCTATCACATTTTGGATCACGA CAAGATAATTTGGCTTGGAGATTTGAATTATCGTCTTACATCGGGCTGCGAGGACACGTACGAGTTGGTTAAAAATAGTGACTGGAAAGCACTTCTAGAAAAAGATCAG CTAAGGATAGAGCAAAGAGCAGGAAGAATATTCAATGGTTGGAAAGAAGGAAGAATTTACTTTGCACCAACATACAAATACCTCTATAATTCTGATCATTATGTAGCTCATACTTGTTCATCCAAGGAAAAGAGAAGGACCCCTGCCTG GTGTGACAGGATACTATGGAAAGGTGAAGGACTTAAACAAATATGTTATGTTAGAGGTGAATCAAAATTCTCGGATCACAGACCAGTTTATTCACTTTTCTCAGTAAATAATCATATTACCTCAAATTACCTCagtaaaaaagaatattttaccACCCTTTAG